The sequence AAATGGTAACATAAACCTTTTTAAGGTACTATTTCTACATTACCTTTTCATTGATTTCTGGTTTTGAACAGTTGTGTGAAAAAGATAATTGTAATGTATGTATCATGATGACAATGACAAGTCTTAGTGTTTTTTTCCCTTTTGTAGTATTAGTGATTATAGTACGCATGTCATCTCCATTTATTATTTGGCTAAGTGAAGAAGATATATCCACTTAATTTGGACGATGAAGTGTCgatccttcaaaaatatactatttttgaaatattcaaTACATCCACTTATTGTTTATGTGTCCATGAATGCTGTCGTTTAACATATTTATTCTATTTCAGAGTGCACGATATGAATAATTCTGACCGTGAGTAGAAGTATGATAGATTGTTGGAAGATGGATTCATAAATCCTAGATTTATTGATGGGGTTGAGAGCTTTGTTGAATTTGCTAAAAATCATCCAGAATGTATGGACGGTGAAAAATTAAGATGTCCTTGTAATAATCATAAGTgtcgaaataaaaatattttggatgAGTTTACAGTTATGACACATCTTGAAAATAATGGCTTTGTACTGAATTATTATCGTTGGCATCATCATGGAGAAAGTTATATTCCAGGTCCAAGTGTGTTTGGTAATCATCAAGAAGAAGCTTTAGCTTCAGGTGAAACCGTAAATTCTCAGTCTCATAATGAATTTTGATCTATGGTTTTTGATGTTGCTCGGCCTTCTTTTTATGGTAACGTAGAAGAGGATCCAAATCCCACaacacaaaatatttataatttgctCAAATCATCGGAACAAGAAATTTGGCCGAAAAATCCACATGGACACGCACAACTATCTGTCATTGCTCGTCTGTTAAATCTAAAGACGGAACATCATTTTTCTGAAAGATTGTATGATGAGTTGTGTGAATTTATATCAGAATTGATGCCAACTGATAACATAATGATAGATAGCTTTTATAGTACCAAAAAGCTAATGAGAGGATTGGGCTTGCCGGTTGAAAAGATTGACTGTTGCAAAAATGGCTGTATGCTTTATTGGCGGGAGGATAGTGAACTCGTCAATTGTAAGTTTTGTTCTCACCCTCGATTTAAGAGATCAAAACATCAACGCTCCAAGAagaaaactaatattttttataagaagatgtattattttcctttagCTCTGCGTTTACAAAGATTGTATGCATCCGATGCTACATCAAAACGTATGAGATGATATTCTGAGCATGAAAGAGATGGTGTGATACGTCATCCCTCTGACTCTCCTGCTTGGAAACAGTTTGATCATGCATACCCTTCTTTTGCATATGAAGTGAGAAATGTTAGATTGGGTTTGTCAACTGATGGTTTTCAACCTTTTGGTCAATATGGCCAACAATATTCTTCTTGGCTTGTGATAGTTACACCATATAATTTTCCACCTTGGATGTGCATGAAGGATGAATACATGTTTTTGTCTGTGATTATACTTGGtcccaaaaatccaaaacaaaaaatcGATGTCTTTTTGCAACCTCTCATTCAAAAGTTAAACGAATTATATGAGGAGGGAATTCAAACATATGATGTTTCAAGTAAGAATACTTTTCAAATGAAAGCTGCACTGATGTGGACAATAAGTGATTTTCCTGCGAATTCAATGTTATCGGGTTGGAATACAGTAGGAAAATTAGCTTGTCCTTATTGCATGAAAGATTCTGATGCTTTTTCACTACCCAATGGTAGAAAGATCTCATGGTTTGATAATCCCAGAAAGTTTTTACCACCAAATCATCCATGGCGAAGAAATAAAAAGTGGTTCAAGAGAGGTCAAACAGTACAGAAGATTGCATTTACTAAACAATCGGGTGTACAAATACTTAAGGAGATTGAGGACTTGGGACTCATGAAAGGGACAAAACTTGGTTCTGATGCGATAAACGCCAAAATTTCAAAGAATAATGCATGTGGTTGgaagaaaaaaagtattttttgggaCTTGTCTTACTGGCTAACAAATCCTGTTAGACATAACCTTGATCCGATGCATGTTGAGAAACTTGTTTTTGATAATATCTTCAATACTGTGATGAATGTGAAGGGAAAAATAAAGGACAATGCAAAATCTAGAGAAGATTTAACACTGCTTTACCATCGTCCAGAGTTACATCAGAATAAAATTACCAAAAAGTATCCAAAGGCTTGCTATATGCTAGATGATAAGGCTAAAGAATTTTCTTGTAAATGGTTGTAAGAGTTGAGATTTTCTGATGGTTATGTGTCTAATCAGGGAAGATGTGTTGACATGAACAAGCTTAAACTTTTTGGTATGAAGATTCATGATTGTCATGTGTTTATGCAACGGTTAATACCTATTGCATTTCGAGAATTGCTTCCACAAAATGTGTGGCAACCATTGATGGAGTTGAGTCTTTTCTTTAAAGATCTCATCTCTACAACAATTACAGAAGAACACATGagacaattagaagaaaatatTACTCTTATCTTGACTAAGCTTGAGCGCATTTTTCCTCCAAGCTTTTGGGATTCCATGGAACATCTTTTTATCCATTCGGCTTATGAAGCACGTTTAGCAGGCCCGATTCAAGGACGATGGATGTATCCGACTGAGAGGTAAATAAAGTTAATTATATGTtataatatatgtaaataaatatatcaattatAACATGTTGACATACTTTAATGTTTGTAGGAATCTCCGAAGAtacaagaatgatgtcaaaaataagaataaagttGAAGCTTTTATATGCAATGCATATTTAGTTGAAGAAGCATCTTTATTTTGTGTGCACTACTTTAAGTCATACATTCCGACATGACACAGAAAAGTGCCACGAAATTTAGATAATGGTAGAGTTGAACAGGATGATCCTGAGATGCTTTCTGTTTTTAAGCAAGTTGGTCGAGGTTTTGGTAAGCTGAAAAAGAGGAGGTTAGATGATAAAGAATATCACGCAGCTCGTACATATATTTTGTTGAATTGTGATGaagtaaaatcatatatcaaatAAGTTAATTatgaatcatctataaatatcaataaaaaatttgatattaaaattaaattagcttttttttttttttcagaatttatGAAGACATCTTGAGACAAATACAACCATGTATTCAAGATAGTGAGATTGACGCTAAACTTGAAACATAGTTTGCATCTTGGTTTGAAAAATATGTAAGTATTAATGTGTCtaaattattcttaattattcTCTATTATTCACAAAATTCAATCTTAATCGATGTCTAATTATTTATAATATCAATAGGCACAAAATCCTTCTTCTGACattttcaatcaaatcatgaaaggTCTTGCAGAAGGGCCATTACATATGGTTCATCCCTTTAATGGATATGTCATAAATAGTTATAAGTTTCACACTGAAGAATACGGTTCAAATAAATCTACGATAAATAGTGGTGTATGCATCAAGGGCTCTAGCCATAGTGCAGATAATATCAATTACTATGGTCGATTAATAGAGATTTTGCAACTAGAGTATAATGCATTACCATTCAAGCGAATTGTGTTATTCAAGTGTTCTTGGTTTGATCCGACACTAAAGTATGGTACAAGAGTGCATCCACAGTATAATATTGTTGATGTTAACAAGAGAAGACTGTTTAACAAATATGAACCATTTATTATGGTTGTGCAAGCATCTCAGGTGTATTTTGAAATGTATCCTACCATAAAAAAGATAGTTAGTAAATGGTCAACTATTTGCCCAATAAAGGCACGCTCTGTTATAGATGTTCCCCAAAAAGTAGAGCAACCTCATACATTGAATGATCCAGTTTTTCAAGAGGATAATAGTCAAATACatgagattgatattgataaaaatgaaatacCTAACACATTGAATGATCCAGATGGTATGCTAATTGACATAGAGGGAGCGGAGGAAGACAAAAAAAGGACGAGGACGGGGACGGGGACAAGGATGAagatgaggatgaggatgaagATAAGGATtaggatgaggatgaggatgaggataaggatgatgatgatgatgatgatgatgatgatgatgataatgatgatcatgatgatgataatgaggaggaggaggaatgtgaacttcataaaaagaaaagaagaagaatctaaTTTTTCCTGTTTTTAGTAGTTACATGTACTAGGTTGTGCTGAGTTTTGATACTACTTCCTTTGTTGTGTATCTTCAGAAAGCTTATGTTTTGTAATTAAAGTTTTGAACTTTGcggttcttgaatcttgatgctcttttgtttttcttgtgtAACTATAAAAGCTAAGTTCTTGAAGTGTTTTGAATTAAAGTTTTGAGCTTTAGATTtccttttgtggattgttttcaTGGACTTTGTTTTGCAGTTATAGAATAAGTGTCATTTTAGAATATGAGTGATACGCCATCATTGGTTGCTGGTTCTCCTGATACTCCTGGTTCCATAGATATCCTTATTGGTTCTAGTAGCAGCGCATCAACAACTAGACGGTTGGCCATATCAGTTATCGAGGAAAAGTAAGagaagatatttttacaaaaattatttacttttttaaaaaaataaatttcataaaatgtaTAATTTACTCATTATAATCATATTTCAGGTTTGTACCTAATGGTCATTCTATCCCAAAGACCATCACAGAAAATTTTAAAGAACGACAAGATGCTACTGGATACACATGGAAGGGTGTTACTGAATCCACTCGTAAATTCTATTGGCATGAATTCATGGTAAATATtgctttatattaaaaatttataatgttattgttgtgtttatgtctctaactaaatttttttttctaaaaatcataTCAGTAGAATCCTACAGAGAACTCCATAATCAAACGCACCTGGAAGAAGGTGGCAGCCAACTTATATACAAAAAGAATATATCATTGGCGAAGAGaaataaacaaaccaaatttTGTGTTGGATGACGTTTGGCACAGCTGGAAGGCATATTGGGCTTCTGATGAGTTTAAGAACAAATCTCATATTGCAACTCAAAATCAATGTAGTGAAACTGGTGGTCCGGGCATTGGTCCAAGCAAGCATACTGGTGGTTCcagatgtagacacctaattctgtccctcccgaagacccaagttacacatttttatccctatcttaccacgtgccctcacctgtatgattatatctcataaaaatacaaaaataacaaacccattaacaaacctaatccccaattattcttttgtaccaaaattaaccacccctcctatcaattttggacaacacatcactaccccatgccccataccctaccccacctaccctaccccaatacccaccctcACAGCCTATATACAAACACACATACTCTCACTATGGAGGGGagcaaaaaaaaaacacatacgTAGAGAATTCATCTTCTTCACAAAAAAATGTACAATAAGCAGgggatttttttttagaatacATACTGATACACACATCTTCTCTTTCtctgccaaaaaaaaaaaaacggtCGCAGCTCCTTCTCCGGCGAAGCTCCGGCCGAGCACACACTCACCGGATTCACACTCCCGTCACCGCACACACGCActtagtaaagaaaaaaaatggagggTGATTGGCGTAGGTTCAGTGAACAGAGTAGCAAAACCGGTGTTTGACGGAGTTTCGATCGCCcccttgagttttttttttttggcgaACTAGTCACCGGAATCCATTACAAACCGTGCTCCTTCCCGTTCAATCCCAAAACCCCGAGATGTCcttgattttctttgatttttgggtCGATTTTGACGAAAAATGGTAAGAATTGCCGGAATCTCTCTTCTGTCGTCAGTCTTTGCCGCCGTctgagctcaccggagctccggcGTCTCATCATTGTTTGGATCGCCGTTCGGTTCATGGTTTGTTTCTGTTAAAGTCACGCTGGAATTATATGGCTCTCCATCTCCGCTAAATACGAAACAGCGACCAAATCAGTCGATTACGGCGAGTTCGGGTAAAAAAAAAATCCAGCGATATCTCACGGTCATTTCCTGGTTTGCTTCGTTAATAGTTTGGTTTTCGATCTGTTTGTTCGTTGTTTTCACGAATTTGGGTTTCGAATTTGACTTTGGAAAATTTAGTTGATCGGAGTTGTGGGTTTGTTGAACGAGGTTCTGCTCGGGATACTCGGATGCGGTCTTCGTCTTTTCACTCGATTTATATTTGAGTTTGAAAGATAcgaatcgaggtccaattctattcccctcttttatttaatgtttattatattttggtGTGTTGGAGTGAATACTGTGTTTTTTTGATGATTGTGATGTGGTAATatgttttgatattgtgtttgagcaATCGTGATTACtattgttgatattgattgattgattcgCGTAAATGAAGGAATTGAAAGATTTGAATTCATGTGGGAATAAGTGGGGCGAGAATTGAAAACTCGACATAATTAGTGaattttgattagtttgattcCTTAGGtgtttgacttgaaatgaacGTTAATTAAATTTGATAGTATCAAGATACGTCGATTGAAATAGGCAAGATGTAAGTCGGGTAGGCAAATCTAGAGATTGTGGGttgattgaatgtttgaaatttgattgaaaggtttgattttatcacttttgaaatcaattgtataatttggccggggaatggcccgaagtatctgtatatatatttattcaccggagaataccccgaggtatcatgtacccgaaggacgttcgtgatgaaggcccgcagcgtcgggtaaggcattggggcttagtctagatttagtttcgaataggatttatattttttcgtatttttctatttttggactttgcatttttgattattttgtttggtttattgtttggttattttgcgtgcttttgtttggtttatacatttcgtagtgccaaaatagttgatacactttaccaagcgaccgtggttgaaccacgagatcgaggggtgcctaacacctttccctcgatcaacagaattccttagccggagtctgttcgcaaaccagtttaaagagtcaactggttttgaaaaggattttccaatgatgacttggcacaccagattatactaagtggtgactctgaataaaaaatgtaaataatccttttccgaaacaaattttcatttcttgtcacttaaataataaaacactTTCGCACTTAAACATAATATTTTCGAGTatgtaaaaaaggggtgtgacagcttctggcgactctgctggggacctatgacaagttttcagaattcgagctatttttggattCGTATCCGCTTTTTTtagcattacgagtgtataagcttgtttgtgattttgtttgggtTATTGTTTGCACTTTTGTGtgtttttcgtgctctttgtttatagtatttatcttatgtgttaccgctttatatctggcatcatgagtccacccttcgaccttctttctgcaacaagtccatagtacacgtgttgtacacaacctctagttgagtcacccttaatttaagggggagccgtcggtgttatggagtaggtggaaagcaaagcagccactatcgaccatacgctcccccgaacagccttgttagtaaaccacaacgtagatcagcctttaggtcatgcttatgtgcatcatacggagacctagcgggacccacatggtcctttgtaggagactcccctttaaagcatccctacgtgctaactgctgcatttttaagggtaacgtggtcatttgacggactgatttttgaaaaaaaataaataaaaataataataataataataataataataataataataataataataaaaattgttaggagtaaggtgcgtaggcaaaaacgaaaaagaaaaaaaatagaaaaagtaagacaaaaggaatgaaaaaaaaaaaagaatgtcgtagtttattttataattcgttatcacttttgtttttcacaatccaaaaactcaaaagatttttttatgttttgtaaagtaccgtaaattcaaaaaaaaaaaagttttgtttgccttttctacttatttgtcaaaaacaaaaataccaaaaagatttttcttcataattggtggtgtcggcgtctagctgaaaatccaaaagtgttttttttcatttgtctttggtagtgtctcttaagttagggccaatttattagttaatcgttaattgtccaatctggacgaactacgcacccctgattctcctctttcgggagttgAGATACgcaggcagcctattgttggtttggggatcttatttaaaaaatccaaaaaaaaataaaataaaatttcttcacttttcatctagAGTATGTGTTTCGTAcatgtcttgaaaataaaaatacaaaaaaaaaatccttaatagtcgtaggttttatttttggttgatcttattccaaaaaaaaaaaaattcaaaaaaaaaatttcttcactctttatttagagtaggtgtttcatatatatcttcaagagaaaactacaaaaagattttcctttaatagtttcaagtttcatttttcatatgaattcaaaattgaaaaccccaaaagatttttctttggtaatcataggtttcgtattgtataggtattttaaaagtaaaaaatgcaaaagattttcgtcaattcttttgacaaattgttattttcctttcttcttaaagtttcaaggaaaagaatgagaaaagagtttaattggaCATTTTGGCAAGACTGCCCggactacgcaagatctgattcatgtacaacatgatacataggcaacctacttatgggttcgatctaatcattttgtttcgttgttttttattattttttctctttttaaagaaaaacaaaagccataaaggatgataaaataaaggtagataacgaaaaaaaaaacagagatggatacgaaaaagaaataataataataataataataagtgtaaaaaagtgtagacaaaaatcaggattaTGTTAAAAGGACCTCgttaccctcaaaagctggtagaaatgaacatgaatttaggacaattttaccaatgtgattcccatgcttgttgtgtgtcctaatcctaacggatgtcgtctttaattagcatgttctttcagataacagtggtaggtttgcagcactctgtctagtcacccatacttcactagatccaaagcaaagcttgccatggctagcagagagattgaaaatttgctcattgacccggatcaggatcacagggaagaaagttctgaacataatgatgaggtagtaaggctcaggcaacaatggatagatttacaccgggcatgggccagcggaatgcctcctcctccgctccctgaaggtcttgggaatatctctaattgcccaccgctctctcaggcgcaattctctactcctactgagtcacctgagcacgcacccggattcactccgcgacattattatactagcaattctggtgtgcccttggcagcttcCCAATCAAGACTAGCTGCTCAGCCAGCgtcaccgatcacaccggtattcgtagctccgccaccacatgaaactcccatatatgctgtgcgttccacaatgaggcttcctaggtctgctagtgagccagtactgaaggttccagatagtcagtattatgcccctgagcctactttgcaaatgaatgaaccgtatgggtacactcagccgcctgcatttccatttgatacggagaaacctgtcgcagcagaggaacaggatatcatagcccagaaattgaaaagtttagaacaggcaatgaggaattttcaaggaattggagattataggagtgtttcctataaagatctttgcatgttcccagacatcaaccttccccctagttttaagatgcctaagtttgagaagtatgcaggacacggtgatcccattgcacacttgagacgttattgcaaccagttgagggttgcAGGAAgaaaggaagaactgctcatTGCCTTCTTTGGCGaaagtctttctgatctggcctcagaatggtttatcgatcgagatatcaataaatggaacagctgggatgatttggcttctgaatttgttcaacatttttagtataatatcgacctgattccggacaaaaaatccttggtcaacatgaagaagaagagcaccgaaggttttagggaatacgcgataaggtggcgtgaacaggccaccagggtaaagcctctaatgaaagaaagtaaattggtagaagtttacattcaggcgcaggatgagaacTATTTTCAGCTTTTACTTTtggcaatgggaaaatctttcatGGAAGTcattaaaatgggggagatgatagaggacggaattaagaccggacgaatagtgagtttttccatattaaaagctaccacacaagcgattcaaggtggatctggcgcatttggaggtaaaaagaacaAAGAGGATgtagcgactgtcgtagctggaacccattcctatcccaaaagaccacctcgcccctatccctaATCCCAAGCCCAAATCTATGCCTAAGCTCTATATATTCCTTCCCACCATTACTaacctccacaaaaccctttatattccattccaccacccccgtacccagtatatagcacgcagccatatgcccaaaccccttcttacccgcaatggcgcgtgtaagctccacaaaattgcccattcgctccactaaattaccaaaacccctccagacccagtttttagcctaggcccgagtataataaggagaaggcggtcaaaaatcaattcacacctcttggggagtcatatgttagcttgtttgataggttgagaaagttgaaggttctaagcccaattcaaggaaggctttcaaatccaccgtcgaggaatctcgattattctttaaggtgtgcgtactgttctgatatgctagtccatgatatcgagaaatgctggcatttaaagagagctgtccaagatttaattaaaataaatcagatgttggtccaggccccggagggtccaaacattaaccagaatccgctgccaacccatgctgaagacaatatgttagaattgatatatgatgggaaagagtattagaggggttataagcctattgtcaagatacaaaccattgaggagaaatcggtgaatgtagcggagtcttggaaagcaatgtcattgaatcGGGAAAGAATGAGAGAAAATAAAGCCCaagaaaacataaataaacccctgatcacagttcaaggtgccagaaggtatgttgattcaagtcaggataaacctaagttgacggtggtgggagctctgagtcaacccatcttgacggtgaaaggagctcTGGTAGTGCCTAttatcctcaaaccggtgacctaacctccgatagttgatacgaaaagatTTCcttggaattatgggcggactgtgatgacctatcacgggaaagaagttatggaagatgtagatgaggtagggggtttgactaggtcaggaagatgcttcgtgcctgaaaacttaagaaagtccaagccaatggTGAGTGGaacgtcatctatcaaaaagcctatcaccgaagaggaagccaaagaatttttgaaaaagatgaagttgccagagtattcaatattagaccagttgaagaaaacccctgctcaaatttctcttttatctttgttgttgcactccaaggagcatcgtgatgttttactgaaggtattaaatgaagcatatgttctaagagagattacaatcaaccaacttgagaaaatggttggaaaaatctttgaggtcaatcggatcagcttttctgacgatgaattacctgttgaaggtacagggcataaccggggcctttacattacagtgaagtatgaagatttctacggcactcatgttatgattgatggaggttcaggtgtaaatatctgccctatttctactttacaaaagttgaatattggtgctgacaggatcaggcccaacaatgtatgtgttagggctttcgatggtgcaaaatcaaattccattagCAAAATAGAACTAACGCTGACCATAGGGCCTCTTGAGTtcaccatagagtttcaagtattgaatgtagactcctcttacaatctgttgttgggaaggccgtggattcacaaggccaaggcggttgcatctacactgcaccaaatgatt comes from Capsicum annuum cultivar UCD-10X-F1 chromosome 2, UCD10Xv1.1, whole genome shotgun sequence and encodes:
- the LOC107859156 gene encoding uncharacterized protein LOC107859156, producing MCMKDEYMFLSVIILGPKNPKQKIDVFLQPLIQKLNELYEEGIQTYDVSSKNTFQMKAALMWTISDFPANSMLSGWNTVGKLACPYCMKDSDAFSLPNGRKISWFDNPRKFLPPNHPWRRNKKWFKRGQTVQKIAFTKQSGVQILKEIEDLGLMKGTKLGSDAINAKISKNNACGWKKKSIFWDLSYWLTNPVRHNLDPMHVEKLVFDNIFNTVMNVKGKIKDNAKSREDLTLLYHRPELHQNKITKKYPKACYMLDDKAKEFSCKWL